The following coding sequences are from one Anguilla rostrata isolate EN2019 chromosome 16, ASM1855537v3, whole genome shotgun sequence window:
- the LOC135241764 gene encoding zinc finger protein 664-like has product MQAGVCLRQDTETTLPELTEEHRVRPKEEELSGLESVHMAESETECAAPGLNTLEPDCVSAHSGVSDVHHTDTSTIKTETDLGSTHTGDLKVESLNSTELGYVTHLHPEDIKTETDDGGYLKAEHISDLQDIKCVVIKYDQLKCESSESLVSDFMHTVNNEAEFDHKIQTEPQQCAGEPNETVHTGDKPYRCTLCGKCFNSRSNFNSHQRIHTGEKPYKCTQCGRCFHYQSHLNAHQKIHTGEKPYRCTQCVKCFNRKSHLNSHQKIHTGEKSHKCAQCGKYFRYRSHLNTHQRIHTGEKPYKCTQCGKCFRNGAELNTHQLIHTGEKPYKCSRCGKCFSNRSNLNTHQRIHTGEKPYKCTQCGECFRYRSQLNTHQRIHTGEKSPTNVPSV; this is encoded by the coding sequence ATGCAGGCTggagtctgtctgagacaggacactgagacaacactaccagagctcactgagGAGCACAGGGTCAGACCAaaagaagaggaactcagtggactggagtctgtccacatggcagagtcagagacagagtgtgctgcaccaggactcaacacactggagccagaTTGTGTTTCAGCGCACAGtggggtcagtgatgtacaccacacagacacatcaacaataaaaacagaaactgatctgggctccacccacactggGGATCTTAAGGTGGAAAGCCTGAACAGTACAGAGCTGGGTTATGTAACCCATCTGCATCCTGAAGATATCAAGACTGAGACCGATGATGGAGGATACCTTAAGGCAGAACACATCAGTGACTTGCAGGATATTAAATGTGTTGTTATTAAATATGATCAACTGAAGTGTGAATCCAGTGAAAGTTTAGTTAGCGATTTCATGCATACTGTGAATAATGAAGCTGAATTTGATCACAAAATCCAGACTGAACCTCAGCAATGTGCAGGAGAGCCAAATGAGACGGTTCATACTGGTGACAAGCCCTACAGATGCACTCTGTGCGGGAAGTGTTTCAACAGTAGATCTAATTTCAATtcccaccagagaattcatacaggtgagaagCCCTACAAATGCACTCAGTGCGGGAGGTGTTTTCATTATCAATCGCATTTAAATGCCCATCAGAAAATCCATACAGGTGAGAAGCCCTACAGGTGTACTCAGTGTGTGAAGTGTTTCAATCGTAAATCTCATTTAAATTCCCACCAgaaaattcatacaggtgaaaagtcGCACAAATGTGCCCagtgtggaaaatattttcGTTATCGATCTCATTTAAATACTCACCAGAGAATCCATACTGGTGagaagccctacaaatgtacccagtgtgggaagtgttttcgTAATGGTGCTGAATTAAACACCCATCAGTTAATTCATACAGGGGAAAAGCCTTACAAATGCAGTCGGTGTGGGAAGTGTTTCAGTAATAGATCGAATTTAAATACACACCAGAGAAtccatacaggtgaaaagccctacaaatgtacacAGTGTGGGGAGTGTTTTCGTTATCGATCTCAATTAAATACCCATCA